A region of Scylla paramamosain isolate STU-SP2022 chromosome 25, ASM3559412v1, whole genome shotgun sequence DNA encodes the following proteins:
- the LOC135113091 gene encoding mucin-2-like produces the protein MLSLHSSQASKMLVRVLLGLLAVARGTPWVSSEPLLPVPIPIPFQTPSSSASSNYGIPRSDYTALQHGISSSTSIANDFLSSIIRFGLSIHDAARATFGYGDSTSSGYGYEAPNTGYVPPASEYGTPAYEYKPPASEYGTPAYEYKPPADEYKPPVSEYVTPTDEYKPPISEYVTPTDEYKPPVSEYVTPTDEYKPPVSEYVTPTDEYKPPVSEYVTPTDEYKSPVSEYVTPTDEYKPPVSEYVTPTDEYKPPVSEYVTPADEYKPPGSEYVTPADEYKPPGSEYVTPANEYEPSTYDYSPPAEKYGTPETEYDPPKNEYGTPENGYKPPKSEYGLPSNGYLPPPNEYKPPEDEYGSPEDEYVPTENYYVPPKTQYSSPDNEHGSPVTEYGTPEDEHGPSGNEYVPPEDEYVPPKTEYVTPENEYAVPDNEYGVPENEEKDDSDHYIAIITYPDTPAPTYIIPVDDYKEPINDYQEHSEGPSVTVEEAQLIGQSKFTTGHVIPLTSQQVYTDSTTPSSAYTTPATNYSPALKHATSPPSYTTSAPSYTTSRPSYTTSVPTYTTKAPSYTSTNSYTTPMPSYTTKSHYNSAFPKRNPFSTSPHYAKDSTLTSSTHFSFPNNKGHGTRPTGHSNIAIIFGEPLRELRPNFNNLKVSRQSRYRGDLRSPATSLFLNVSPHRSGLRKRKTTLPERPRVAVSQSSSTVNGFRPIITTTLRPTSAGFRLPNVNHLRHSGSTPTPPTVTYGEFKPIISTTPRPTAVTHRPHHGGGLRPVITTTGQPNTFAPSSTLQPHRTTPGGHSFTTPHSPLLRIVLGNPQLHLPRDIVSKAPPHNQNRNAAPIRPGHGINQPTHPAHGVQVFHKGVPDVRVQIPAHTPVHTPVHTIPAPHSAQVHGTYGKSQYHFSWKALPGQVFTWSKGDEYCTSLGPGWELVSLELPDENFYISQVVAKENVKYIWLGGFREPGSRFFVWLSGGGFKGYNWSSTGGRGVPQPDNREGNEYYIALLNNFYKDGIKWHDIANSHEKPVICERRNPGPHNAHV, from the exons ATGCTCTCACTCCACTCCTCACAAGCATCcaag ATGCTGGTCAGGGTACTCTTGGGTCTCCTGGCGGTGGCACGTGGAACTCCGTGGGTGAGTTCAGAGCCTTTACTCCCCGTGCCCATACCCATCCCCTTCCAGACACCTTCCTCCAGCGCCTCCAGCAACTATGGGATACCAAGAAGTGACTACACAGCGCTGCAACAtggcatcagcagcagcacgaGTATTGCCAATGACTTCCTATCCTCCATCATACGGTTCGGCCTGAGCATCCACGACGCTGCCCGGGCTACTTTCGGCTATGGTGACAGTACCAGTAGTGGGTATGGGTACGAGGCTCCCAATACTGGTTATGTGCCCCCTGCTAGTGAGTACGGGACCCCTGCCTATGAATACAAACCCCCTGCTAGTGAGTACGGGACCCCTGCCTATGAATACAAACCCCCTGCTGATGAGTACAAGCCCCCTGTTAGTGAGTATGTGACCCCTACTGATGAGTACAAGCCCCCTATTAGTGAGTATGTGACCCCTACTGATGAGTACAAGCCCCCTGTTAGTGAGTATGTGACCCCTACTGATGAGTACAAGCCCCCTGTTAGTGAGTATGTGACCCCTACTGATGAGTACAAGCCCCCTGTTAGTGAGTATGTGACCCCTACTGATGAGTACAAGTCCCCTGTTAGTGAGTATGTGACCCCTACTGATGAGTACAAGCCCCCTGTTAGTGAGTATGTGACCCCTACCGATGAGTACAAGCCCCCTGTTAGTGAGTATGTGACCCCTGCCGATGAGTACAAGCCCCCTGGTAGTGAGTATGTGACCCCTGCCGATGAGTACAAGCCCCCTGGTAGTGAATACGTGACCCCTGCCAATGAATATGAGCCTTCGACATATGATTACAGTCCCCCAGCTGAGAAGTATGGCACCCCTGAGACTGAATATGACCCTCCTAAGAATGAATATGGCACCCCTGAGAATGGATATAAGCCTCCTAAAAGTGAATATGGCCTCCCTTCTAATGGATACCTCCCGCCACCTAATGAGTACAAGCCCCCTGAGGATGAGTATGGCTCCCCTGAAGATGAGTATGTCCCCACTGAAAATTACTATGTCCCTCCTAAAACTCAGTACAGTTCCCCTGATAATGAGCACGGTTCTCCTGTTACGGAATATGGTACCCCCGAAGATGAGCATGGCCCTTCTGGAAATGAATATGTCCCGCCTGAAGATGAGTATGTCCCCCCTAAAACTGAATATGTCACTCCGGAAAATGAGTATGCTGTCCCGGATAATGAGTATGGTGTCccggaaaacgaagaaaaagacgatTCTGACCATTACATCGCGATCATCACCTACCCGGACACTCCTGCCCCTACATACATTATCCCTGTCGATGATTACAAGGAACCTATCAATGACTACCAGGAACATTCCGAGGGCCCCTCTGTAACCGTCGAAGAGGCACAGCTGATTGGGCAGAGTAAGTTCACGACTGGTCATGTCATTCCTTTGACTAGCCAACAGGTTTATACTGACAGCACCACTCCTTCCAGTGCCTACACGACCCCTGCTACCAATTACTCCCCTGCACTGAAACACGccacttctcctccctcctacacCACCTCTGCACCAAGCTACACCACCTCTAGGCCAAGCTACACCACCTCTGTCCCAACGTACACAACCAAAGCACCGAGTTACACCTCTACTAACAGCTACACCACCCCAATGCCTAGCTACACCACCAAGTCTCACTACAACTCAGCATTCCCAAAGCGCAACCCGTTCTCCACCAGTCCACACTACGCTAAAGATTCCACATTAACCTCCTCTACACACTTCAGCTTCCCAAACAACAAGGGCCATGGCACACGCCCCACGGGACACAGCAACATCGCCATCATCTTTGGCGAACCCTTACGTGAATTGAGGCCCAATTTCAACAATCTCAAGGTCTCCAGACAGTCACGCTACAGAGGCGACCTCAGAAGTCCTGCCACCAGTCTTTTCTTAAACGTATCCCCACACAGGTCCGGGCTACGGAAACGAAAGACAACTCTGCCTGAACGGCCCAGAGTGGCTGTCTCCCAATCCTCGTCAACTGTTAATGGTTTCAGGCCCATTATCACAACCACTCTACGACCCACGAGTGCTGGCTTTAGGTTGCCCAATGTGAACCATCTCAGACATAGTGGGTCCACTCCTACTCCACCAACCGTGACGTATGGTGAGTTTAAACCAATCATCAGCACGACCCCACGACCCACCGCCGTGACTCACAGACCGCACCACGGAGGAGGCCTCAGACCAGTTATCACGACCACGGGACAACCTAACACTTTCGCACCCTCGAGCACCCTACAGCCCCACAGGACAACTCCGGGAGGGCACAGCTTCACCACGCCCCACAGTCCACTCTTGAGGATAGTCTTGGGTAATCCGCAACTCCATCTACCAAGGGATATCGTTTCAAAAGCACCACCCCACAACCAGAACCGCAATGCTGCCCCAATAAGACCTGGACACGGGATCAACCAACCGACTCACCCAGCTCACGGCGTTCAGGTGTTCCATAAAGGTGTGCCAGATGTGAGGGTCCAAATACCTGCCCATACACCtgtccacacacctgtccacaccATACCTGCCCCTCATTCCGCCCAG GTGCACGGGACGTATGGCAAAAGCCAGTATCATTTCTCGTGGAAGGCTCTGCCGGGGCAAGTGTTCACGTGGAGCAAAGGGGACGAGTACTGCACCTCACTGGGCCCGGGCTGGGAGCTGGTGAGCCTCGAGCTGCCCGACGAGAACTTCTACATCAGCCAGGTCGTCGCCAAAG AAAACGTGAAGTACATCTGGCTGGGAGGCTTTAGAGAACCCGGGTCAAGGTTCTTCGTGTGGCTGTCAGGAGGCGGCTTCAAGGGATACAACTGGAGCTCAActggagg GAGAGGCGTCCCCCAGCCAGACAACAGGGAGGGCAACGAGTACTATATAGCGCTTCTCAACAACTTCTACAAGGACGGCATTAAGTGGCACGACATTGCCAACTCTCATGAAAAGCCAGTGATTTGTGAGAGGAGGAACCCTGGCCCCCACAATGCCCACGTGTAG